The sequence TTTTTTCCAGCATAAATCCGAAAACTACCCGGGGAAACCTCATATGCGAAATCCTAagaattattaaaacctaattccaAAATTAACCAATTTCCCGGGCAGTGTATTCTCATTTCCTCACAACTCAAATTCAACCGTCGTCCATCGCCACCATGGACGGCGCTTCAACACCGTCAAAAAACCCTAACGGCGCTTCAAAGCTCCTTCTCAATCTTCCATCTAAAGGCCTCTTCTCATCTCCTACCATATCTTCAAATTTGGTACTTCCATTTAAACCTAATTTTCTCAATTAAATTATATACATGCTTGTTTTGAGAAATTACTTCAGATTAGGTTCTGTGTCTTCTAGTTAGGTTTGTTACTTCCAACTTGTGTGAGTAACATCATAATTTTAGAATCTGTAAAATTGTGCTTTAAAATgctgaatatttatattttttaatatgCGATTGTGATTTTATCTTATTTTTAAGTAACAAGCTGAAATTGAATAATCCCGGTTGAGTTAGTGTTTGTTACTTGTATTTTATACGGTTGCTAGATTATAAAATTTTATACGAAGTATGTATAAAGTCATAAAGATAAAATTGATTGTGTGCAGATCATATTATGTAAActaatgtttaaaaaaaataaaaaatgaaaggtATTAGTGACATGAAAAGTTTTGCCTCCTCAAATTTATTGAAGGAAAAAAATAACTTTTTTGCCCTCATAATTAAAATTTTTGTAGCTCCTCCCTGATTGTGTGTATGTATATTGTGTATCAAATTTAAGGAACAAAAGTAAAAATGAAGATTTGTAACTTACTTGAAATGCAAAAGGGAGTTGTCACAAGAATCACTTGAGAACCTGTTTTACATGTTACGTATAATAGCGGAATAAACACTTTGTTGATGTTTATAAAATAATCGTATAGTTTAAGTTTATGTACATTGAACAATTCTATTTAAACCATGAATGTGAATACTTGAATCTAGTGTCCGCTAAGGCTGTAAAAGTCGCTAGTTGGGGGCCAGTCGGCTAGAACCTTTAGAGGACTACAAGGTTGCAAAACTTGTTACTCAGCTAGTACTTGCTTGGGGGGTTGAGACTTTAGAGGGAGTAATCGACAACTAGAGGATTAATCGTATTGGACTTTTTATACATTTATatagatttaaaattatatgtgtaaatatagaagaaaacgaCAAAACATAAACTTTAGCATAACTGTCTAGAAACATAAAATAATTGTTCATTTGTTCAAAAACACTTAAATTGTAGTTTAAATTCATACTAGAATGTTGACCTATTCTGACTTCGGCCGATTTTGACCGATTGAATCCTACTTTGAATAGCTAACCTGATTTTGATCCATTAACTGACATTGACCGATTAATTAATTGGGTTTTGGAAAACCGGATCGGTCTGTTCTTAGAAAGGAAAAAAAGAGTAATTGGGGATTAATCGAGAGTAATCGGGGAGTTTTACAACAGTGGAGGACTCGTTAGCAAAATCAGCCAAGTCGCGGACTATGCGGATGATGACCAaccttgactttgaccgactttacgAAGAAAAGGCTTGTCTGCGCGATTATTTTCGAAGAGTCGGAGGATAATAACGGCCCAAAAATGTGTTCCAAACCCTAATTTCAAATGGTATTAAcaacttgaccaactttgaccgactTTAAGAAGAAAAGGCTTGTCTGTGCGATTATCTCAGAAGAGTCGGAGGATAATAACGGCCcaaaaatgtgttttaaaccctaattttaaatgGTATTAAcaacttgaccaactttgaccgactTTAAGAAGAAAAGTTTGTCAGCGCGTTTATCTCAGAAGAGTCGGAGGATAATAACGGCCcaaaaatgtgttttaaaccctaattttaaatgGTATTAACAACTTGACTAACTTTGAccgactaaatccgaatatgaccCGTTGACCGACTTGGGCCTACTCGGGTCGGACCACCTCACGCAGCCGACTAGTCGGCTGACTTTTGAATCTGCAGAGTCTACTGTTTAATTGTTCTGATTATGAAAAGCTTTTCGAACTACTTGCTGATGTTTTTGGTGATTAACCATATGGTATCGTAAAGTCAGTAACCTACAGAACCAACATGTTATGCATTTCAAAGCATTTGATTGTATTCAGATTATATTCATGAACTTCAATCATTCATATTTTTGTGGAAGTTGGAGTGCATGCCTATTTAagcttttttttgtttttcttatcTTGTAATTTTTTCTGTCTTTTATCAATTACACAGGGTGGAATGCGAGTGTACGTAACTGACCATGAGACATCACCACCAGGTATTCTGCCActgtttattacggagtattacaaTATGTAAATGAGGTGACGTAAATTCTCATTACAATATTAAATTCGCTAAACAAGTATATATGACTGTTGATGATGATCATTTGTAAATGTGATGATTTCAATAAATAAATCTTAATGGTGGCTAATATGATAACAATAATGAATAATGAATTGACTGGATTGTTCTTGTTATCAGAAAATCAGCTTATAAAGACAGATCAGGTTAACATACTGATTAGATCTCTTCTGCTTAAGCAACATAAGGGTGGATCAACTTCTAAGAGTGTGAAGGGAGTAACCACACTTGACCTCTCACGAAAGaggtattttattatattttaattcttATACGTTTCCAATGGTTTGCAGTTACTCACTTATAAATgtaagggaaaaaaaaaaaaatcttcaaaTGATATGTCTTGCTAGAGGTCGAAAATGTCCTGATATAGCATGCTTATGTAAGGAGTCAAATTGGGTTGGGGGCTGTGCTGTGCTGTGCTGTGCTGACCCACAAACACATTATTAATCTTTTATCATCCATGTTTAATCTATGTTTAATCCTTCAGCTAACCTATATTAACCATTTATAAGTAAATTGATATTTCCACCTCCAATTCTTGTGTAgtatttatttatatgtttatgTTTATACATCGTGTTATTGGTGTATTTTCAGAGCCCCTGAAAGAGCTGATGGCAGAGCTTCTGCCAAACGGGCAGCATCCACCACCCAAAATGGTTCCCGCCAAGGTTTGATTTGTTGTTGATGATATGATATCCCTCTAGATATGCTGAATCGGTCAATTTATTGTTTTTTATGGTAGTCAACATGTTTTTATGTGATATGTTAATTGACGTATCTTGTTAATTATGTAGATGCATCGAAATCACAATTACCTGAAAATCTTCAAAGTTTGACCGTGGAGAGACTTCGTGCACTTTTGAAAGAGAGAGGTCTATCCGTAAGAGGGAAGAAGGTACGTAACTTAAAACTGTAAGGCAAAAGTAGCCTCCATTaaattttttaagttttaattgtatGTGTATTTGCCAAAAAGTTGGGAATTTTAAGATTAATTTGTGCTTAGAATGACAGAAGTTACCTAATCAGATGTGAAACAAAACAAATTGGTATGATAATAGGTAATTTTGTTCTAGGTCTGAATGGTGACCTTTGATATATTAAGAGGTTAGAGGTCACTGTTTGTTATACTAGATTATTATTTGATGATTAAAATAGGTTTGAATGATTCAGTCGTTATTATAACATCAAAATAATGTTTTCACGTTTTAGAGTTGTTTGAACCCCATGTATTCATTTCCCACTAACGGTAGTTGAAAGTTTTCAACTAGAACACTAATCGAACATGTTGCTTAGTTCAACGGCTACTTTAGACCGAGCCTTTACATCAATTACACCTTTAAACCGTTATATATCGTCAATATTAATATCTTAAATCTCTATTTATTGTTCATAAAATTACATTAGTAGGTATACCGCGTACCTtggagcttttaaaaaaaaaaaaaaaaaatacagtgtACCTTGGTAAAGGCGTGCTAAAAACACTATGGTTGGCAAATTGACGAGAAGTATTATTGTAGTATAATTGTGCAAGAGTACAAGTATACATGGCTCTTAGTATTTTAATTACATTATAGGGCAATAACCTGGTACATAACTATTAGTATATGTTACACTTTAGGCTCATAATCATATGATAAAGTTAAGAGATAAATTCAGCTTTCTATAAAACGTTAGTATGCTAGTTGGTTAACCTGATGCATAGTTATCAATTTGTTATGCATGGATTAAGCTGTCTATTTAGTCAGTTTATGAACTTTAATCTCACGTGATTATTTCAGGTACACATTATTTGGTTCTCGGTTCTCTATACTTTCTGAAGAATTTCATGGTTATATAGGGATTTATGTCTGTGTTTGTGGTGACAGGATGAATTGATTGGACGGTTGAGAGCTACGACCAGTTCAGCCAGCTCATCGGCAGCCAACTCATGAGGCCCTGGTATCAATATGGTAAATGTACTCTCTCATCGCAGGACTCTTTTTTTGGGGTCTAAATATCTAAATTTACATATGTTTTGGCCGCATTATTGTTATGATGTGGTAATCATTGTAATTTAATTATACTTTTATGTATCTGTATTTTGAATTTGTGACATATAACTACTAGGAATCCAAAAAGTTGACTACTATAAGTCAAGTAATCCCATGGGTCTTTTGTTTGTGTACAACTGAGTAATTCTGTTTTTGTCATTCTTATTCAAATATACTTGTTTGCAATCCATCAAATATGGTTAGGATTAAAGTTTCTTCTTAATCTTCAAAATCAATGGGGATTTATCGTTGGCTGGCTAAGatccgatgatgttgttgaatacTTGCATATGCGAATCAATTTCGTTATGTTGGTTACAAATGATTGAAAGTGGTAAAGTGATTTTTAATTTAGAGAGCAGTTCATAGTAACTGATTATCTATTCTTTAAACAGATGATTATAACATTAGCCCAGATTAAGTAAAGCTTTTTGATATCGCATCCTAAACACAGCTTTAGGTTCATGAGTTAGTCGTGGCTGATGTGGAGGATGAGTTTTGTTCTAGAGATGACGTTTAGGTATCTGAAATCTTGGATACGTCTAGTGTGAGTCATTTCATTTTAAGGCGTTTGATCCCAATTTGTTGGTTTCCACCAACTGTTTTTGTGGTATCAAGTGATCCATCGGTTGAAGACGGGTTTTGTTGTGGTGCTGGGAATACGTTTCGTGAACAGCCTCGGAACGGCGTATGATCATCATTTTGACGAGGTTAACAAGGGGCTGAGGAGATCTTGGATGCTGTTGTACATGGTCGTCTTTCGTTTCCTCTTTCGTTTCAGGAAACTCAAAAGACACCTTCATCTTCTGGCTTAATTTTCGGCTATGTTGACGAGTTTGTTTTTAAAGGTAATGGCTCGTTTACACCTCCTGTTATTTCAGTTGATAAGTTGAACTGTACAGGAGCTGTTAGGGTTGATGAGATTAAGATGAAAATGGACAACAAAGGTGATGATATTGAGCATAAAATGGTACTAGAACTAGAGGTTTTGAAAAGATTGTTTTAGAGCCAATCCAGGAGGTAATTTAAATTAATGATTGGTCACTGGCTGAACCACCACATTTAATTAATGTGGGTGGTAATTGTTTAGATAATTTGGATACATAACTTTTGCAGAAAAGATTGGCtcgattgaagaagaagaagaagaaaaacaaaaacaaaaaaataattaTTGGCAAAACGTAAGGTAGAATTAAAAGATGGGACTTTACCGGTGTTGATTGGTCGTAGTGGGAAAAGATATTGCGATTGAGAGGCCCCCACGTGTAAAAGTTTtttttaaattgtggtacgttttgaATGTAGATGTTAAGCTAATCCGAGGTCAAAAAAGATGGTGAATGAGGCTTCCACTTCgggtacttgtaagcttaaagatCACATTGATGACTTAGACTACATGGACGCAATTCAAAACTTGTTTTTGGGGTCTGAAGATGGTAGAGATGGCAGTTCATCGGCATACGAGAATGGAAAAATGTTCGTTGAGGATTTTGCATCATTCGATGAAATGATGAGACGTTTGGCCGAGGAGAGCGGACCGGGTGATGAAACGGCCAATGTGTTATCATCGGTGGCAGAACCAGAAATATTTTTCCACCGGGGGCGTAATTTTTTTTAAAAGCGCTTACATGCACTATAAATTTTTTTCTTTCATTCTTCCATGAAAATACTACTTTTTAGGTCATGGGCTTTTGGGTTAGGGGGCATAATATGGAGGCTTTGAGGCTAAATACAACATTTTTCTTCAAAGTAAAAGTCTAACAATTAAAAAGATGGAGGTTTTTGGGTCATGGACTTTGGGTtggggtaaaaaaaaaaaatccaaaaatttaACCTTAAATATTTCAAATCCAGTGGGGGCCCCTGCCTCACTCTAGTTTTGCCCATGGTTATCATACAAATAGAGAATTGGTCCGGGAAAAATATTTTGAAAGAGACGGTTAATGGTAAGTTGAAAATGGCGGGAACCTACAAATTAATTGGTTGAGTTCTTCTatcgtttattttttttttcagcttGTTGATTTCACTTAGTTCGTTTGGTTTGGTTCCTGTTATTATCGTGTAGTATTCGGTATAGTATTGGTTAAGTTGTTTTAATATTTATCGGGTTGTTAGGGAGACTCATTTATAGATATTTTTCGTTTAGTCGGTTGCTTTCTAGGTGCGAGCTTCTCCATTTCAATCGTTGATTTGTATTCTTTGTTGAGGGTGTTCTACTTTGGAAAACGACCtcgtttttataaatttttattattttcggggaaaaaaaacacacacactgtAGCAACACTTTTGCTACGTTTAATTGCTTATTGCATGGCTGTCATATCTACAACACATCCTACTTAACATCCACACAATCACCAAATCTATATCATAatttatttacaaacattgcaaCTTGAAGTAGCATATCTAACCCGTTTATATTGACCAAAATTCGCCTAATACTTTGTACATCTTGAGCGCATTCCGTGATTGTCATAAAGTGTCATCATCTCTGCAATTAACTTTTGGATGAGCATGGTCCAATTGGTATGGACCTAAAGTTGGGACCTCGAACGACTACTTGTTATGGACGGTGTATGCCCAATTCAGGACCAAAGTGTTCCTTTCATGATCAGTTACACTCACGTCACATTCTTATTGAAGTGGCAGCAAAAAATCGCTTAGGGCTCGAAACCACGCATAGAAGTTTTATCTTCTTTAGGAGAAGTTGTCTAAGATAAAAGGCACGTGATAAATGAGAACAAGTAAATAGGGTTTCAAACAATATCATGCATACAACTTTAAAATAACGTGGAAACACCAAGTACACTCATTTAATTCCTCACTTATTTCTCATCTGAGCACAACCTCTACCATAACAATTAAAtagttaattaataattatttgcCTTTAAGATCATTATCATTAAGCATAATAATTTGGCCTTCAACATATAAGATGAATAATGGTATATAAGATGAACAATGGTAGATACCAATCTACGTTAGTAAAGTTttactattatgattactattattactattattgttgaaACTACCTTATATTATCATTTATTCATTTTATGTGTGTAACAATATTCAATCCCGCACATGTGAGGTATGTGAGAGGTGAGATgtaggtgctgtttgttttttaagatgtttttgtctgaagatctgcggaccatgtctgttaagaagatgtggtctgaaggtctttatgctgaataatgaagactgtttgtttttatgtctgcaacataacttaattctgtctgcagcacttagaagcacatttctaagtctgcgaggctgcagacataataagacattattttatcttatgtcttcagaaaaacaaactgtcTGCATTAAAAACGTCTGCCGGCGCGCAGACATAAGAGATAATAAGGTCTGCAGACAGGAAAACAAACAACACCGTAGACAATTCTTCCTCTACCCTAGACTAGAAGAGAAATCGTCTCTCTAACCACGAGTTGAGAAAAATTCTCCACCTACCGGAAGAGAAAGTCATCCACCTCTCTAcagagtagagagattgcttccgtaaggacctccagcaaaaaaaaaaaaaaaaatttatatgaaGGGTAGAACAAATATCATTTTATTTGTGTAGATCACTCATAATTGAAAAGAATTTTATATATCATCATAAGTCACATATTGTTTCATTTAGTATGAAGGGTAGAACATACGGAAAAAAAATGACATACAAAATCGTtatttaatatcttatttattgTCTCCTACGAAAAAATTTGGGCGACTTTTTTCTGCGTCGTAAAAAATAATTGTTTCTGGTCGCTTACATCTTCGGTTCTTTTTCACGTCAAATTTGTCTTTTTGGTTTATTGACTTCGATTGCTGGTTATGGGTAAGAGTTCGGGGGGAGGGAAAAAGAAAAACGTCCAAGAAACTCAACCTAGCGTTTTGAGGAGTCGCACTATTTTTGGAGAAGATAAGGGTGTATCGACTGAAATTCTTGGTTCGGTTACAAGGCCAGATGTTGTGGATGTTGCAGCCGGGTGTATTGTACAATTTTTTATGTACATGT comes from Rutidosis leptorrhynchoides isolate AG116_Rl617_1_P2 chromosome 4, CSIRO_AGI_Rlap_v1, whole genome shotgun sequence and encodes:
- the LOC139843616 gene encoding protein LOWER TEMPERATURE 1-like; this translates as MDGASTPSKNPNGASKLLLNLPSKGLFSSPTISSNLGGMRVYVTDHETSPPENQLIKTDQVNILIRSLLLKQHKGGSTSKSVKGVTTLDLSRKRAPERADGRASAKRAASTTQNGSRQDASKSQLPENLQSLTVERLRALLKERGLSVRGKKDELIGRLRATTSSASSSAANS